The Actinomycetota bacterium genome segment TGGGCGACCTCGTCGTCAGCGAACCGCACCGGGGACGCGATCACGTGCCGTCGACCACGACCGAGGCCGCTCCCACCTCGGGCAACCACCAGGGCGGGGCGGTCTGCGGCGTCCACGACCGGGTGATGACCGCCGATCAGCAGATCCACACCCTCGAGCACGGCGCGATCGTCTACCAGTACCGGCCCGACGACGTGCAGGACGACGAGGTGCAGGCGCTGGCTGACCTCGCGGACGAGTTCGGTTCCCATGTGCTGGTCGCACCCAACCCTGCTCTGGACGCCCCGTTCGTGGCGACCGCCTGGACACGCAAGATGCGTCTGGACGCGGTCGACGTCGACAAGGCTCGCGATTTCGGGGTCGCGTTCACCGGGAACGGTCCCGAGTCGGTCGCCTGCCCACTGAACTAGGTTCCTGCTGTCCGTGTCCGCGCCGGATGCCCCCACATCCCGGGCCATCGGGACGCTGGCATGGAAGG includes the following:
- a CDS encoding DUF3105 domain-containing protein, with translation MTTVVAVLVVGLAGGLWYVTGRESRAAAGRLGDLVVSEPHRGRDHVPSTTTEAAPTSGNHQGGAVCGVHDRVMTADQQIHTLEHGAIVYQYRPDDVQDDEVQALADLADEFGSHVLVAPNPALDAPFVATAWTRKMRLDAVDVDKARDFGVAFTGNGPESVACPLN